From the genome of Burkholderia cepacia ATCC 25416:
GAAGCGATAACCCGGCGCTACTGCAATAGGGCCTTGGACCATCTTCAAAGCGCTGCCATTTCGCCGGACTGTCAGTGTGTATTGGAAAACACCTGCACGCTCCAAGTCTGTTGCATCTGGCTCTAGCGTTGGATAATTAGGCAATACTAGTGATATGGAAAGCGTCCCCACACCATCCTTGGTAATGGTGCGCTTCAGATCCATTCCGTCTTGCCAAATTCCGTAGATAGGGAAGATACTTCGTATAACGACATCGCGAGCCAAAGTGGATGGAGTCTCCCAGTTCGCGACTGCCCGGACACCGTAGACAGCGCCGTGAAACGCGACAAGTTCTTGCTCTAGCGATTTGTAGCGATACTTTGAATCGCCAAGGCTCCAATAGCTATGCGCCAGCCAGGCTTCGTCGGGCTGAAACTTGGCGAGCGCGGCCTGGTAACTGAAATATGCTACCCCTACCGTGGCAACCAATGCTAGGACAAGCCACCCAACGGGGCCCATGAAGCCGAGCGTGACGCTAGCAGCATTTAGCAACAGGCCAGCCGCCGCCAACATGCCACTTCCGGCGGACGCCAAGTACATTCTGCCAGCCTCGGAATTTTGTTGCACATTGAAGGCGTTAGACGCACGTATTCCGTCCGAAATTGCGCCCAAGGCGGCGGTGATTGCACCGACCCTAGTTGCAAGCGTTCGCGCTGATACTGCGGCCCTCCGTGCCGTGGCAAGCGACTCCCCTCTCGCCAATGCACGTAGCTGGATCAGATCACCCTGAACGAACATTCCCGCACTGATCACAGCTGCCGCTGCAGCAAAAGCATTGACGCCGTTGGCTAGACCTGAAACCGACCTATCAACTTTATTGTTCGTAATATCTTTGATCGACGATCTTAGTGCCATCAGGGCCGAAACGGCAGCAAGACCCGTGAATGCATACTCGCCACGTACAATTCCTGTTTGGGCGCCACTGTATGCACGACCCTGGCGCATGCGCTCCATCATGCGCTTGAACACGTTTCCTTCAAGTTTGAACTTCTGAGTATTGCTCGCTGTTGGTTGTACTGGCGATATGCGGTTCGCCTTGTCGCCGATACGCACCTCCTCAAATAGGAGTACGTTAGCAGGCTGGTTACGCAACGGCCTGATGACCGTGATTCCCCACTTCCTTAGCTGCTCGGTGTTCATACTTCGCTCGCCACGGAACTTGGCATACTGAAAATTCGCCTCTGCGCTGGTAACTCGATACGTAACGATGGTGCTTCCCACACGGACTTCTGCATATAAACGCAAGCGTCGCACTACGCCACTAGCGGTTGTGTCAGGTAAGTTCATATCAGCGAGTTGTGACAGCATCTGGCTTGCCAACAAATCGGAGTGTTGCGTGGCCGGATATGACAGATTTAGCTGAAAAATTGGCGCGAAGGCAGAGACACCAATGTCAAGCACGCTCTTTAGTACCGGCGGGTTGTCGAAATGGTTGTGCAGTTCGGGAATACCGTGTGCTAGAGCGAGCCAAACCGGGCTTTTTCCCGGCGCGGCCAGCAGCAGATCGCGGTAGGCTGACCGACCGCGTTGACTGAGTGTCAGACTACCGACACAACGCGCGATAACATGCTCATAGCCTTGAGCATTCTCTTTCGCGCCCAAGTCGAAGCAGGACAGTGCCTTGCTAAACCACCCCTCCCGCCATTCCTCACCCATGGCGCTACCCGCTGTTCTGATCCAACCCTCCAGATCATTCACTTGCGTCTCAATTTCGGATTGCTTGGCCTTGATGTCGCGTTCATAGGAGAGCATGAACGGTATAGCATTCCCATGAGCGCGATCTGCATTATCGTTCGCGTAATAGCGAACCAGCTTCTGTCGCTTTGCATAGGCCTCCACACCTGCATGCTTCTGGAGGCTTTGCAAATACTGTTTGATCATCGTCGCGCTGGTGTATGCATGATTGTTGTCAGCTTCGTACACTTGACGATCGGCTGCGGCAACAGCAGCAAGATGTGCCAATTCACTGGTGATGCCGATCGGATCGTGCAGCACCACCGCCAAAGGAACAACGCCCTTTGTCGGAGCAAGCGCCATATGTGCACCCGCAATCACCACGTCGTAGGTCGCATACTTTTCTGGCTCCGCTATTTCGCTCCATTTGTAGTACCCCGATTTTCCATTCAAAGTCGGCCTTACGAGCTCCGGTGCGGCGGATGCGACTAGTCGCGATATTGAACGCATGCGTTTGTTCAATGCCACCGGATGGTTTCACCTTTGTCGCCAGCTTGGTGCGGATGCCACCTTTATCAATCTCGATATTCCAGAGCCTTGCGTGGGTTAGCATTGTTTCGCTAACCATCAGGTAAACGATCTCTGCGGTTTTGCTCTCCGGAGCAAGTAGGAATGGTTTGGCACCGGCCATATCGGGGCGTGCGAGCCGACCTGGTGTGGCGTCGTTGTCATCGGCACGAGTCCACCAAATGCGAGCAAAGCGCATGTCGTCGGTGACTTGGTAGTGTTGCGTCTGTAGTGGTCAACTAATCCCGGACACTGCGTTAAGTTTTTCTTCCGCAACTGGAGCAGCCCCCTGAAACGCCGGACACAGTCACCCACTTACAATAACGGGTAGGCATAGGACTGTGTTTTTGACTAACACTAGGCAGGAAGTGATGGAAGTGTTGACGGGCCCGGAGCGTCGGCGGCGCTGGACGGCGGAGCAGAAGCTGGCGATGGTTCGCGAGAGTTTTGAGCCGGGGAAATCGGTTTCGATGGTCGCGCGCCAGCACGGCGTGAATCCGAACCAACTGTTCCACTGGCGCAAGCTGTACCAGGATGGGAGCCTGTCAGCGGTCAAGGCCGGCGAGGAAGTAGTCCCGGCCTCGGAACTGGCCGATGCACTCAAGCAGATTCGTGAGTTGCAACGGATGCTCGGCAAGAAGACCATGGAGAACGAGATTCTCCGCGAAGCAGTCGAGTACGGCCGGGCAAAAAAATGGATAGCGCACTCGCCCTCGCTGCCGGAGGACGACCAGTGAAACTGGTTTGTGAAGTTCTCGGCGTGTCGCGCTCGAACGTATCGGCACGACTGTCGCGTCCGGCGACGTGGCGCGATGGCCGTCAATCGAGGCAGAGTGACGACGCGGACGCGGTCGAGGAGATCCGCCGGGTCATTGGCGATTTGCCCAGCTATGGCTATCGCCGGGTTTGGGGCATCTTGCGCAACGAGCGCGTTGCGGTCGGACTGGCGCCGTTTAATGCCAAGCGAATCTATCGCGTCATGCGCACACATGGGCTGCTGATGCAGCGCCGACCGATTCCACCTCGGCCCCAACGTCGACACGACGGCAAGGTAGCCGTCGAGCGCAGCAATCAGCGATGGTGCTCGGACGGCTTCGAATTCTGCTGCGACAACGGCGAGCCGCTGCGCGTAACGTTCGCGCTGGATTGCTGTGACCGTGAGGCGATGAGCTGGGCGGCTACGACGGCAGGCCACAGCGGCGACATCGTGCGCGACGTGATGCTGGCTGCAGTGGAAAATCGGTTTGGCATCGAGCTGCATACGCCGTCCGAAATCGAGTGGCTGAGCGACAACGGTTCGGGCTACACAGCCGACGACACGCGTCGGTTCGCAGTGGCCATCGGCCTGAAGCCATTGACCACGCCGGTATGCAGCCCGCAAAGTAATGGGATGGCCGAGAGCTTCGTGAAGACGATGAAACGCGACTACGTCGCCTTCATGCCGAAGCCGGACGCAGCGACTGCTGCACGCAATCTGGCCATCGCGTTCGAGCATTACAACGAGAAGCATCCCCATAGCGCGCTGAAATACCGCTCGCCTCGCGAGTTCCGGCGCTCGATGGATTCAGCAACCTTAGTGTGAGGCTGTGTCCGGTATTACAGGGTCAACTCCAGCAACCGCCGGCGCCAGTCCGTCATTGAACTGATGCGGCCGTATCCAGTTGTACCGGTGCATCAGGTAGTGGCTGATGTCCCGGTGTGCCTCCTGCGCCGACATGTAGCCCACTGACGGTAGCCATTCGGTCTTGAAGCTGCGGAACAGCCTCTCCATCGGGGAGTTATCCCAACAATTTCCTCGACGGCTCATGCTCTGCTGTATCCGATAGCGCCAGAGGCGCTGACGGAATTTCCGGCTTGCATATTGGCCGCCTTGATCCGAGCCTATCCGAAACTTTGTGTGCGAGGCATAAACTGGCGACCAAGGAGCCACTTTTATGCCACGCAAACGCAAGGAAGAAGTGACGATCGAACCGGGCAAGGGCTTGAACCTGGACCCGGAACTGATCAAGCAACTGGTGCCCGGAACGCTGGACCGGGCGACGATCAACGAGCAGCTTGCCGCACTCAAGAAGGCGATCTTCGAGCGGGCGCTGGGCGGCGAACTGACCCACCATCTCGGCTACGAGAAGGGCGAGGCCAAGCCGTCGGACAGCACGAACCACCGCAACGGCACCAGTCGCAAGCGCATCACGACCGACGACGACCTGCTCGACGTCGAGATTCCGCGTGACCGCGAAGGGACGTTCGATCCGGTGCTCATTGCCAAGGGCGAGCGACGTTTTACCGGCTTCGACGACAAGATCATCGCGATGTACGCGCGCGGCATGAGCGTGCGGGAGATTCAGGGGTTCCTGCTGGAGATGTACGGCATCGAGGTATCGCCGGACTTCATCAGTACAGTGACCGATGCGGTGATCGACGAAGTGCGTGAATGGCAGCAGCGGCCGCTCGAGCCGATGTATCCGGTCGTGTTCTTTGACGCCTTGCGCGTCAAGATTCGCGACGAAGGCGTGGTCCGCAACAAGGCGATCTACTTGGCGCTCGGCGTGCGCCGCGACGGCACACGTGACGTGCTCGGCCTCTGGATCGAGCAGACCGAGGGCGCTAAGTTCTGGCTGCGGGTCGTCAACGACCTGAAACTGCGTGGCGTGCAGGACATCCTGATCGCCGTGGTTGACGGCCTGAAGGGCTTCCCGGAAGCGATCAACACCGTGTTCCCGGAAACGACGGTTCAGACATGCATCGTGCATCTGATCCGTAACTCGCTGGACTTTGCGAGCTGGAAAGATCGCAAGTCGGCTGCCGCCGCGCTCAAGGAGATCTACCGAGCACCGACGGCCGAGGCGGCCGCCGTGGCGCTGGACGCGTTCGACGCTGGACCGTGGGGCACGAAATACCCGCCAATTGCCGCACTCTGGCGGCGAGCCTGGGAGCAGGTGATTCCCTTCTACGCGTTCGCGCCGGACATACGGAAGATCATTTACACCACGAACGCCATTGAGTCGCTGCACATGCAGCTTCGCAAGATCATCAAGGCACGCGGCCACTTCCCGTCGGACGAGGCCGCGCTGAAGCTGATCTGGCTGGCACTGCGCAACGTCGTTGCCAAGTGGACCGGCTCCCGGCACGATTGGAAGAGCGCGATGACCCAGTTCGCGCTGCTTTACCCAGAGCGCTTTAGTATCGGAATCTGAGTTTTAACCTGCCTCACACACGAAATTCCGGATACCTCCCTTGATCCGAGTGAAACAGCAAGCCTTGCGGTCGACCACGTTGCTCATAGGCCATCTCCAACGCCTGCACGACCAGATCGGCATCAGGGCGTGTCGAGAACGCCCAGCCAACAACCCGACGCGTGAACAGGTCGAGTACTACGGCCAGATAATGCCAACGTCCCTGCGCCCAGACATACGTGATGTCACCACACCACACCACACCTGATTCGGCGTACCAACCTCGAATTCGCGATTGAGATGGTTCGGGATATCGATCCGCTCGACCGTGGCCTGCTTGTAGGCATGGCGACCCGGCTGCTTGCAGATCAACCCGAGTTCTTCCATCAAGCGGCTGACCTTGATGCGTCCAATCGCCGTACCTTCCTCGCGCATCATGCCCATGATGCTGCGACTGCCAGCAGAGCTTCGACTCTCAATGAACAGCTCGTGTACCCGGCTACGCAGTGCCATGCGCTCGGCATCAACGCGTCGGGCTCGCCCTCGGTGGGCATACAGGCAGGACCGCGACACGTCGAATACCGCGCAGATCAGCTCGACCGATTCGCTTGCGCCAATCTGATCAATTACTTCGTACGTTCGATGCCTTCCGACATCAAGAGCGCGGTAGCCTTTTTTAAAATGGCCTTCTCACGCTCGAGGCGTTCGATACGCGCCTCGAGTTCCTGAATACGCTGTTGATCCGGCGTGATTGCCTTGCCCTGCGGCGTGACGCCCTGGCGTTCCATCTGAAGTTGCTGCACCCAGCGGCGCAGCACCGTCTCGCCGACGCCGACCGAGCGGCTTGCTTCCATATGGCTATAACCCTGGTCGAGCACCAGACAGGCGGCTTGCTGTTTGAACTCCGGGGAAAACGTACGTCGTTGCTTGCTCATCAGACACCTCTTCATGGCGACCATTCTCGCCTAAATCAGTGTCCGGATTCATTAGACCACTACACGTCCACATGCGGCCGTTCTCGAAATAGCAGAGGTAGACGTAGGTGCCTGGACGCAGCACGCGCAAACCGTAAGCTTTGCCACCTGTGAGGGCGGGATAGCCATCCGTGCTGAGCGTCGGAAACACCTTTTTTTCCAAAACTCTATCCGCGATGCCATAGCGCAACGGGTAGATGGGCACGCCCCTCTCGCACGGCGGTGCTGAGGTAGCTTGGCCGATTTTTTTCTCACCGGGACGGTCGGGGCATAGGGCTTTTTTACAGGTGGTTTCCATAGTGTTTCCTTCAGGACATTGCGGCGGCCCGCGCCACCAATCGCGCCTCGGCGTCGAACAACCGCTGCTTTCCCTTCACCTGCCGCTGGAGCAAGATGTCACGCAAGGTGGCATCCATGGCAAAGAAATCATGCGGGTAGCCACGGCCCTGGTGATCGAGGTCGGTGCCTTCGCGCGGGTACTCGTGCGGATAGCGTGGACTCTTGAACGTGTAGTCGCGCTGCACCTGACGCGCGGCGCGCACGTTCTCCGTGTAGGCGAACGTGCGCAAACTGGGCTGCGGCTGGTCGCCGCCGGGCGTCGGGTTGTAGATCACCGGCTCGCCCTGCTGACGACCGAAGATAAACAGCCGATCGCAGTGGATCAACCGATGACCGTCGGCCTTGTGCTGGAAGGCGTAGAAGAAGCCCTCCTCGCGCAGGATGCGTTCGATGAAGTCGTAGTCGGTGTCGCCGGCCTGCACGCAATACTCGCGCGCCAGATGCTCGTTGGTGACACGCTGCTCGTAGTCCAGCGTTTGATGGTGTGCCTTGAGCACGGCCGTGGCGATCTCGGGCACGCTCAAAGTCTGGAAGATGCGCCAGTCGGAAGACAATTTCAGGCGTGCCAGGCGCGGCTCGACCACGGCGGAATAGCGAGTGCGTCGAATGCCCGTATCGCCTTGCACAAAACTCGACACCGCGCCGTGCACGTAGCGCACGGGAGAGCCGCTCTGCCAAATCGTGAGCAGGCCATTGCGGTCGAGCACCTGGCCGAAGTCGATGGCGGGATTAGCGCTGGCAAGCTCCACCTGCAACAGGAAGGTCTCGGACAAGCCTTCGTGCAGGGTGAACTCCACCACTTCGAACGACTCGTCACCAGCGGTGAAGGTAAAGTGCAGGGCGGATTGCGTGGGCATGGTCGCTCCCGTGGCCTGGATTACGGTTTGAGGATGTGATCCAGCGATTGCAGGACCTGGTCGGTGGTGGCACCTAGCCTGATCGAGAAGAACAGGTAGGCGCCAACCAGTACGACCAACGCGATGGCCCAGGGTGTCCAGAGGGGCATCTGGCGCTTGAGCCGGTAGCGGTGCGTGGCGACGGTCGGCGCATCGGTGAGGCGCTCGGGCGCATCGCCACGCAGCGGCCGCAGGATGCGATGGAGCTTGACGATGATGGCGTTGAGCGTGTCCTGCTGGTTGTGCTGCTGACCGTATTTGCCCTGGAAACCCAGGCAAAGGCAGAGGTATTTGAATTCCAGGACGTGGTGGTACTTCTCCGGCTCCATCTGCATGCGCGCGAGCACGGTGAAGAATTTTTCGCCGCCCCAGGTTTCGTTGTGGTGGTAGCTGAGCAGCGAGCGTTCGCGCCAGAGCGAGCTGTGGCCCCAGAGAGTGGCCATGACAGCTTCGTCGATGAACGCACACAGCGCATAGCGGTAGGCCAACTGGGTGGCGCCGTCGTAACCGAGCTGGCGCACCTCCTCGGACAGCGCGGTGATCTGGTCGCGCACGTTGGCGTAGAGCCTGGGGATGTCGTCGCAGCGGTCAAGGCGGCGCAGGCGAATGACCAGCCCCAGCAGCGGCTGCGCGGCATCCACTAGAGGGTTGAGGCTGTGGCCGCGTAGCTGAAATTGCAGGTCGTCGTCGTAGTCGATGTGGTGCACCGAGTCGAACAGCATGCGGTCCTTGTCGCCCATCGGGGAGACAGGCGGTGTGCGCAGGAAGTCGCCCGACGTGGCTCCCGGTGGATAGGGCGCCGATTGCTGTGCCCGCAGTCGCGGCTCGCGATCGATCCTGTCGTTGCCGATGTCGACGGTGGTGTTCATGTCATTGACTCCGAATGGCCCAGAACTGGAGTTCCAGTTCCGGGAAGTCGCCGGTGATGTGGAAGCCGAAACCGTTGGCGCCCTTCTGCATCAACTTCTGCCAATTCGGATGCGTGCGATCGAGCTGGAAGTAGGTGAAGCCGGCATGGAACGGCAGGTGGCGCGGCGCCACTGGCAGCGGGCTGAGTGGAATGCCGGGCAGTTGCAGACGGATGAGGTCGAGCAGCGTCTGCTGGGAGGCGACCTTGGCCTGTTGCAGGAAGAGCTGGCGCAGCTGGTCCAGCGGCATGCGCGCGCGCACGGCGAGAATGAATTCCGCGCTTTGCATGAGGCTGGAGTCGTTGACCTGGGCGGTGAGCACGCCATGGCGCTCCTTGACCAGCGGCAGGGACACGGCGCGCGGTTGCAGCACGGTGCTGAGCACGCGGCGCAGGGTTTCCTGCAGCAAGTGGAAGGTGGCCTGCGGGTTGTCGTGCTGGTAGGCCGGAAACTCCGGCGGTACGCGCGCCTCGTCGGTAAAGGTGACGAGTTCGCCGCAGGCCTGGCCGCATGCGAGGTAGGCGTCGAGCGGATGCACGTCGCTATCGCGTGCCAAATGCCGGAACAGGTGCTGCCAACGATTGAGCGCTTGCAGCAGGTTGAAGTCGGTGACGTCGGCGACGCCGGCCTGGCCAGGCGAGCCGATGCGCTCGGCGATGCTCTTGGCGCGCTCGTGCGCCAGCGCGGCGATTTCTTCCATGAAATGCGCGAGCTGGCTGATGGCTCGCAGGTGCAAGCCGGTGATGTGGAAGCCGCCATCCATCAGCAAGCTGCCATCGGGACGCCGGTCGAGAATGCGGCCGATGGCCAGCCCGGTGAAGGCACTACGGTCGTCCCGTTCCAGCGCCAGTTGCAGGTTGGGTACAGCCATGGTCACGGCGACATGGTTGCCCTGGTGGCTGTGGGTATCGCGCACGTCTTCGCTACGCGCTACGTAGCGCGCATTGGCGTAGGTGTCCGGCCAGCGGATTTCGGCCATGCCGTCGGAACGCAGCGGCAGCGTGAGATAGACGGTCTGGTTGGCGGCCGTGGCATCGCTGATGTCTAGCGGCTCCGGCGGCGGCTGGTCGTGCGGGATGTCGAAGGCGGTGCCGTCGGGCAGGATGCCGCGCGCACGCACGATCGCGATCTTGCCGATGGCGAGGAAGTCCTGGTTCAACACCAGCTCGGCGAAACCGTAGCCGTATTTACGACCCAAACGGACGTTGACGTAGTGCTCGAGGTAGCGACTGGTTTGTTGGAAATGCTGGGGCTTGACGAAGAGCCCTTCGTTCCATGCAACGGGATTGCGGGTGGTCATGGTTGCTTGCTCGTTTGGATGGCTGCCTCGCGGGAAAATCCGCGGAACAGCTGCTGCGGACGAGAGGCCGGTTTGCGCAACAGGTCCGGCGCGCTATCGGTCGGCTCGCGCAACACGCCCAGCGCGCCGCGAACGGGTTTGCGTTGCGGATCCCGCGCGCCGCGGGCGGGTTCGCGCAACGGATCCGGCGCGCGATAGGCCTCGTTGGTAATGGTGACGCGGGTGTCTTGCAGGGTGACCAGCAAGGCGTATTTGCGCCCGCGCGGTTCGAGCTGGAAAACGTCGTATCGGCGGGTCGCATTGACATCGTGGAAGGCGGCTACGACGGCCACGTAGCGGGCCTTGTCTTCGACGGGACTGAATTCGATGAACTTGAACTGGCCTGGCGCGAGGGTGTAGTCGTCCGCGGCAATGAAGGTGCTGCCCAGCGCCTTCTTGGGATTCTGGCTGACGAGGTCGAGGTCGGCGTTTTCCAGCATGCTGTCGTCCTTGAGTTGGAGCACCTGGAAGGCGACCGGGGTGGCGGCGGCGCTGGACGCCGGCGCTGGTGACTCTGGCGACCGTGCACTGGCTGTGGCCAGACTGTCGCCCTTGCGGTACTGGCCCAGGTTTGACGCGACGCCGGGCGCGTCCGCTAGCGACGGGCTACGGCGAAGCTGCCCATCCAGCGGCAAGGGTGGCTTGCCGCTGAGCGTGGCGGTGAGGGAATTCGGAAGCTGGCGCCCTGTGCCATGCGACGGCAGCGGCACCACACCCTCCTCGCCCTGCAAATGGTCCAGCAAGGCGCGCAAGCCGCTGATGAGTTCGCCCTTGGTGGCGCCGTTGAAGCTGACGGAATACGGACCCTCCCCGATCAGCTTCTCCTCGGTCGGTTCATCGACCACGGCGGCGCTGTCGGCGGCCGATGCGCTGACCGGGTTGGGATTGACGTAGGCGCTGGCGTACAGGCTGAGGGCGATCTGGGTGGGCTGGTCGTCGGGCCCGCCCACCGGGATGGACGGGTCCATCAAGACCCGGCCCGTCTTCTTGAACACGTTGCCCACGGTGCTGCAGCCGGCGAGCAGCATGCCGGCGAGCAGAAGCGCGAGGCTTCGCTTCATGGCGCCTCCGCACGCAAGGCCTGGTCGTAGGCTTGATCGAAGACCTCCCAAAACAATTTGTCGAAACCCTGCTGGCGTCCAGAGATCAACTCGTCGTAGTAGTGCCCATACATTTGCCACGCCCAACCATCGCTGTTCGCCTGGCCACTCTGCGGCGGGCGATAACGGGTAAAGCGCCGTTGTAACTGCTCCGGAGAGAAGGCTTGCAGCAGCGCGCTGAGACCGGCGGTGATGGCCTGATGGGTGGCCCGCTGCTGGCGATGGATCTGCTCCAGCGATTCCTCGATCGCTGCCGCGGGCGACAGATGCACGACACTGCGGTCGGCGGCGAACATGGCGCGGACGGTGTCCGGGTAGCTTTGACCCAGACGCAGCGGATTGTCTTCGATGGGCTGCAAGGTGCGCTGTCGCTGTCCGGGCGCGCCGCCGTGCAAAGCGCTCAGGCCACCGATGGCCGCACTGAGGCTGCGGCCTGCCTCGTAGAGCAGCGCGTAGGTTGTTTGCGCATCCAGCGCCCCCACTGGTGCGCCGAGCCCTTCGATCAGCGGATTGACCAGGGCGGCCGGATCGTGGCCGTTCGCTTGCTGTGCACGCAGCCACTCGCGAGCGGCGGGGTTATGGCTGTCGGGCTCCGACATGATGGTGTCTCCTGATGCATGGATGGGCTTGCCGTGAACGGCTTCCTGCGCCGTGGCGGCAAGGTCGGCCTGGGCCGCCAGCGGCGACAGTCCGTAGTGGTGGGGATCGAGCGGATCTAACGAGGCGCGCGCGGCGGCGCCCCCGCTCCACTGGGCCGCGAGATCCAGCGCGTGCAACGGGTCGAGCTGGCCTTGCGGCCTTGTCGGCTCGCTCAAGGCCTGGAAAGCGGCCCAGCCGGGATTCGGCTCAACGGGGTGCGGCCCCTCGGATGCCGCGGCTGGCAAGCCGTCCAGGTAGTCGTCGGGCAACTGCATCAACTCCTCGACGTCGTGCTGAGCCAGCGCGCGCGACGGATCCGGCAACGCGTGCTGCTCCTCGTCCACGTGCACCGTGAGGCGGTACGGCCCGACGTGCAGGGTGTCCGCGTCGCGCAAGCGCGCGCTGGCGTGCAGGCCTAGGGGGCGGGTCTGCTCGTTCAGCCGGGTGTGGCCGCTGCGATCGATGACGATATAGCCGCCATCTTCGAAGCGGATTTCGCAGTGTTGAGGCTGCACCCAGCCGGCGCGGTCGTGCAGCACCCAACTTGCACCCTGCGAGCCTATGCTGCCGCCGGCGGGGTCGAAGCTGTAGCGCGGTGCCGTGCCTTGCTGCAAGGCATCCGGGTTGTCGACGACCAAGGCCAGGCGGGGTTCCGTGGATACCGTATTCATGCGCGCACCGTCAGTTGAACGCGAGGGGGCCGGCGCAATGCAGGCTGCTCCAGAAAACTGGTCCAGCCCAATTCGGTGCCGACATCGCCCGAGAGGTTGAAGGAAGGGATTTCGTTTTCGCGCAGCGCCAGTTCGAGGTCGCACGGGGTTTGGTCGCGCAACAGGAAGGCGACCAGTAGCCGCAAACGCTCGAAGTTCTCGCCGTGCGGAAGAAATTCGCGGAACCGCTGCTGGCTGAGGTTGGCGATGACGATGGTGAATTTGGCGTGGCGCGTGCGCACGCTGTCGCCCACGCGGAAGCTCTCGCCGAGCTGGCCATTGAGGCAACCAAGCTTGACGCGATCGCCCGGGTCAATGTCGGCGTGGCGCAGTTCGAAATCGCGGATGTCGACGTCCTTGAGGTCGAAGCAGTGCGCAATCAGCCCGGCGACCATCGCGGGCGAACGGCTACGATGCACCACGGCGCCGGCGAAACTGAGCAGGCGGCTCCAGGCAATGGGCGTGTCGCCGCGGATGGCGGTGTTCTCCAGACCGATCAGCGCGAACAGGCGTTGCGAGAGCGGGTCACTGGCGCCGGGACGGAAGCGGATGTAGTGCCGGTACTTGCGCCAGGCCTGGTGCAGCAGTGTCAGCAGGCGGTGATGGAATACGTCGAAGAACGCCGGACGGATGACCGTGTTGCCATCGGGAGATGACTGCCTACGTACCGCAATGCCCGTGCCAATTTTCTCAAATCGGCATTTAATCCTTTAAATTCAGCGTATTAACTGGATGCGAGACGCTTCGGACGGACGACGAGGAACGCGAAGCCCCGAAAATTGATTTTTTGACTGGCATTTCGGGCCATTCGTGGCCCGAAAAATCGCAAATCATTGAAAAGGAATAGGAATAATCGGGCCATTTTGGGCTCGATCGGGCCACGGATGGCCCGATCATGAGCGCGGCCGTCCGCCGGGCGTTTGCACAGATCCTCCACCGGCT
Proteins encoded in this window:
- a CDS encoding IS3-like element ISBcen6 family transposase (programmed frameshift) encodes the protein MEVLTGPERRRRWTAEQKLAMVRESFEPGKSVSMVARQHGVNPNQLFHWRKLYQDGSLSAVKAGEEVVPASELADALKQIRELQRMLGKKTMENEILREAVEYGRGKKMDSALALAAGGRPVKLVCEVLGVSRSNVSARLSRPATWRDGRQSRQSDDADAVEEIRRVIGDLPSYGYRRVWGILRNERVAVGLAPFNAKRIYRVMRTHGLLMQRRPIPPRPQRRHDGKVAVERSNQRWCSDGFEFCCDNGEPLRVTFALDCCDREAMSWAATTAGHSGDIVRDVMLAAVENRFGIELHTPSEIEWLSDNGSGYTADDTRRFAVAIGLKPLTTPVCSPQSNGMAESFVKTMKRDYVAFMPKPDAATAARNLAIAFEHYNEKHPHSALKYRSPREFRRSMDSATLV
- a CDS encoding IS256 family transposase, producing the protein MPRKRKEEVTIEPGKGLNLDPELIKQLVPGTLDRATINEQLAALKKAIFERALGGELTHHLGYEKGEAKPSDSTNHRNGTSRKRITTDDDLLDVEIPRDREGTFDPVLIAKGERRFTGFDDKIIAMYARGMSVREIQGFLLEMYGIEVSPDFISTVTDAVIDEVREWQQRPLEPMYPVVFFDALRVKIRDEGVVRNKAIYLALGVRRDGTRDVLGLWIEQTEGAKFWLRVVNDLKLRGVQDILIAVVDGLKGFPEAINTVFPETTVQTCIVHLIRNSLDFASWKDRKSAAAALKEIYRAPTAEAAAVALDAFDAGPWGTKYPPIAALWRRAWEQVIPFYAFAPDIRKIIYTTNAIESLHMQLRKIIKARGHFPSDEAALKLIWLALRNVVAKWTGSRHDWKSAMTQFALLYPERFSIGI
- a CDS encoding toxin VasX is translated as METTCKKALCPDRPGEKKIGQATSAPPCERGVPIYPLRYGIADRVLEKKVFPTLSTDGYPALTGGKAYGLRVLRPGTYVYLCYFENGRMWTCSGLMNPDTDLGENGRHEEVSDEQATTYVFPGVQTASRLSGARPGL
- the tssI gene encoding type VI secretion system tip protein TssI/VgrG encodes the protein MPTQSALHFTFTAGDESFEVVEFTLHEGLSETFLLQVELASANPAIDFGQVLDRNGLLTIWQSGSPVRYVHGAVSSFVQGDTGIRRTRYSAVVEPRLARLKLSSDWRIFQTLSVPEIATAVLKAHHQTLDYEQRVTNEHLAREYCVQAGDTDYDFIERILREEGFFYAFQHKADGHRLIHCDRLFIFGRQQGEPVIYNPTPGGDQPQPSLRTFAYTENVRAARQVQRDYTFKSPRYPHEYPREGTDLDHQGRGYPHDFFAMDATLRDILLQRQVKGKQRLFDAEARLVARAAAMS
- the icmH gene encoding type IVB secretion system protein IcmH/DotU; its protein translation is MNTTVDIGNDRIDREPRLRAQQSAPYPPGATSGDFLRTPPVSPMGDKDRMLFDSVHHIDYDDDLQFQLRGHSLNPLVDAAQPLLGLVIRLRRLDRCDDIPRLYANVRDQITALSEEVRQLGYDGATQLAYRYALCAFIDEAVMATLWGHSSLWRERSLLSYHHNETWGGEKFFTVLARMQMEPEKYHHVLEFKYLCLCLGFQGKYGQQHNQQDTLNAIIVKLHRILRPLRGDAPERLTDAPTVATHRYRLKRQMPLWTPWAIALVVLVGAYLFFSIRLGATTDQVLQSLDHILKP
- the tssK gene encoding type VI secretion system baseplate subunit TssK, yielding MTTRNPVAWNEGLFVKPQHFQQTSRYLEHYVNVRLGRKYGYGFAELVLNQDFLAIGKIAIVRARGILPDGTAFDIPHDQPPPEPLDISDATAANQTVYLTLPLRSDGMAEIRWPDTYANARYVARSEDVRDTHSHQGNHVAVTMAVPNLQLALERDDRSAFTGLAIGRILDRRPDGSLLMDGGFHITGLHLRAISQLAHFMEEIAALAHERAKSIAERIGSPGQAGVADVTDFNLLQALNRWQHLFRHLARDSDVHPLDAYLACGQACGELVTFTDEARVPPEFPAYQHDNPQATFHLLQETLRRVLSTVLQPRAVSLPLVKERHGVLTAQVNDSSLMQSAEFILAVRARMPLDQLRQLFLQQAKVASQQTLLDLIRLQLPGIPLSPLPVAPRHLPFHAGFTYFQLDRTHPNWQKLMQKGANGFGFHITGDFPELELQFWAIRSQ